A window of Methanobacterium aggregans genomic DNA:
TTTGGGTTTCAAATAATACTTGATACTTGGTTTCTTCAAGGAGCATTAACTTAGAAAGATCATTTAGTTCGTTGTTGGAGTGGTACTGAATGGGTGTTTCATCGTCTGGTTTTTCAACTAGGGGAACATTCTCAAGGGTTAAAAATCCCTTTTTAAAGGTTTCTCCATTTTTTAAACCATTTGTAATGGCACTTATAGTTAAAAGACCTAATTCATTCCCTTTTTTATCCTGAAGATGTATAAGAACTCTCTGTTCCACCATTAAAAAAGTCCCCTAATTTATGAATGAAACATATCTCTGCTCGTAGAGTACCTTATCCATCTCCTGGATCTTCAAGGCAGATGAAAGATATTTCACGTTTTTATCTGATTTCAGATCTCCGAAGTAACGGGGTGAAGGTTCCACAGCCTCGGTGTAACAGAGTTCAAAGAGCTCCATTAAAACATTCTCAAGAACCCTCTGGGACCCATGTAACTTAGGTAACATCTTCTGTTTGATCTGAGCATCGAAGTAACGCATCCAATTATCCCAAATCTCTGGGCCGCCCTCGTAAATCCAAGCAACGTACATGAAACGTAATATCTCATCGATTACCCTGAAACCAAAATCAAAACCTGCCTTTCCAAGGACTTCCTGGAAGTTGTTGACTTCATCTGCCAGTACATCCCAAAGGTAGTCTCCTCCCTCAATTTTAACATCCTCTAACTCTTCTTTTAATTGTGAGAGTTTACAATCTCTGATTTCAAGGTTAGAGAGTGGATCTTCAAGGTACTCTGTGTTACCTGTTAACTGGTATTTTCCATAATCATTCAACATGTAACTTTTAGCAGGGGAAGTTGAAAATTCGATGGTGTTCGCCCTATCCAAAACCTTAGGACTGAACATGTAGGTTGTTTCATCCACGTTAACCGTACCAACCACTAATAAGTTACCCGGTATTTTCAGTTCATTGGGAACGTTATTATCCTCGTTTGAATGTAATGGTATGGCCTCTTGACTTTCCATGGATGATAAAAAGTCAGCGAAGTATCTTTCAACATGTGAAAGGTTCATCTCATCCAGAATTAGGAAATGTGGAATTTGGGAGTTCTTTGAAGCTTCTGTGATTAAGGTTAGGGCTGTGGTTTCTTGGTAGTTCTTGGTGATGATGTTGTAGAAACCAAGTAAGTGTCTGTTTTCAGTCCAGTTTGCACCTACAGGGACGATATTGTAGTTTGAGAGCTGATATCTGGCAAAAAGTTGAGCTAACTTAGTTTTACCAGTACCAGAGTTACCAGTTAAAATAACGAATGGTTTCACCTTCAAAGATAATAAGAAGTTTTCAACTATCTTTGGATCGAAGAAGTAACCTGATTCAACTAAAAATTCATAGAATGATGCGGATGGGAGCTTTTCAGATCCATTGTCTTCATTAGATATGTTTTCTCCGATTTTGGACCCATTTTTCATTCTATCGATCATCAAAATAAAATCTCTGACTTTTTCAGGTAGCATAGGATCATCCAATCTACCAATTACAACAACGTCACTTTTTTTATCTCCATCTTGAACTGAAGTCCATTCTCCTTCATAATTTTTTTCAAAAAACGCCTTAGAAAAGTTTCCACCGAGTTTACCTCTATGAATCACGTAGATATTTCCTGATTCATCATTTGCAAAGGCTCCTGCTACCGATCTTCTAATTCCAGTTAGTGGGAAATTTATTTCACATATAATTGTATGCCCTGAATCTTCTTCAGGTTCTTCGACTCCAAAACCATTCCAATACCTACTCGTTTCAATCTTTCTTGAACATAACCAAATCCCAAGTTTGTTTGACCAATAGAAATTTCCTTCTTCCTGGCCGCCTTGAAAACCAGCTTTACCACTAACAATTTTATCAGCAGCGTTTTTGAAAATTTCAACAAATTTCTTTTGACTTTCTGCTATTTCACTTTCATTTTCGATTATTTTCAGAGGTTCATCTTCTGAAACGAGTAAATCGTACATATTTAAAACTTCTTTTAAGTCTGATTCAAGCTTTTCTTCTGATGGTAAATTGTTTAAACTGTAATATTTTGCATAGATGTTACCTGCTTCGTAGAAAGGTGCATTTGGGGAATTTTCCACTTCTAAGTCTATTGATTCTAAAAAATTATCAGATACTTGTATTAAACCATTTAATTTGTCCCTAAAATTTTTTGATTTTGTATTTAAAATTTCATTAGCCCTTCTATTTCCATATTTGTTCTTTAAATCAGTAGCACCTTGATTGAGTGAAAGATAAACACCACTCATATCTTCTTTAAACAAATAAACAGGATAAAATCCTGATTGAGCGCTTGTGGTTATTCTTTTATCAAATATTGCAACCCAGGGGGAGTATGTCCAATTACCCTGACCTGCTGAACCAGTTATTTTGTACTTGTTGGGTTCATCTATAATTTTCTTAAGGTCCTTTGGAAAATTAGTTCTTAATGCGGTTGCTATGGGATTTCCAGTGAAATTTTCATTCATAGCCCTTTTATAATTATTCAAAACCTGTTCAATATCTTCCTTTAACATAAAACGCCCCTTCAAGATTAAAATCAACTTATGTATAAAACTAATTCATTATTAATTACTTAAAACTTTTTATAATCTGAAATAAAAAGTAGATCTGTGATAGAAATGGTGAAAACTGAAGAATTTGTCAATCAGATCTATGGTGTTATATCAGAAACCTTCAAAACAGAAACGATCCATCTAAAGGGAAATAATGGGGTTAACAACATAGTTTTGTTCGATGAACCTGAATTGATCCCTGGAGAAAAGAGTAGGTACAGAATAGCTTATCCTACCATGGCAGTTTTTAATGGCGAGAAATTGATTTTGATCATTGAGGCAATTAGCAAAGCACCTACACCACCTAAAGAAATCGTTGGACCAATTCCAGTGTGCATGATAACCAGAAAAATCATCATCAACAAGAAAAATGGACAAAACTTGGAGTACTCTTTGGCAGATAAAGATTCTAAGTTCCTGCTTTTAGTTGTAGTTCCAGATCAAGGTGAAGGTAGTCCAAAGAGTGATCAAATCTCAGATCTGAATGAGAAATTCAAAGGAGTTTTAGATTTGGATAGTGAATATTCAAACCTTGAGGATTTTGCTATATGCGAGATCAGTGATATTGATTCGGTTTTGAACAAACTTTTGTTGGATAATAATGAAAATATCCAATAATCTTGTGTTTAAACACTATTAAGACTATAAAAATAATAAAATCGGATTAATCAACATCAAACTGGCCAATAAATCTTGGTTAATGGAATTAAAGTCCGAGCCTCTGAATCAAAGTTATCGTAGTACTGTAAAATTAATTTAACCAGTAGATCTAGGTCAACCAAGGTTAATGGAATGTTAGATCTGTCTGCTTCGTATCGGGCATCCTTCGAGAAGCCTCCGGTTGATACGTACAATCCCTTATCACCCTCTCTTAATCCGCCACTAAAGCTTCTTATTTCCCTTGAACCCATTGATCCATTTCTATGCTTTACTTCAACCACTATTCTTGGTTCCTCTAGGCCTAAACCATCGGGAGATGCTATTATGTCCCTACCCCTGTCTGGGCCTTTAGCAGATACAATTGTTTTGTAACCCATACCTCGCAATAAACCTGCAACTAACTCCTGCATTTCATCCCAATCCAATTTAACAACCTTATCCTGAATAAACTCCTGGGACCTGGAAATTACATCATCTTTTAAGAGATCACTTTCTTCAGAATCTTCTTCAACAGCCTCGGAAACCTTTTTACCCTTTAACAGGTTTAATATCTCCTTTGAAGCCTCATTGTTTATCTCAAAAAGAGTTGAAATAGCTCCCAGTGTGTTCTTTGTGGAAGTTGAGAGATCGTCTCTGTTCACTTCTCCTTTCCATTCAACCTTCCTAACATCACCATATTCTCCTGGTTTTTCTTCACAGAAGTTGGGTTCATAGATGTAATCTGAACTTATTTCCCCCACGAGGTAAACCCTTTCATCGGTATTGTAGGAAATAACAATATCACCTATTTTAATGTCAAAGCGGAATTTACTGATTTGAGAGGATACTATACTTATCTAACCCTTACTTTTTTCTGGAAATCTTTCTTTAATCTTAGTTTTTATGGAACTCGGAGTTTCAACATTGGATAAATCTCCTATTTTCCATCCAATTGCAACTGCACTTTTATCTTTAAATTTATCAATTAAAAATCCGCCTTCACCTGCTCTTACCATCCACATTTTCTTAGACATGTTATCATCTTACTCTTAAAATTCCATTATTTTGTCAAAATTTTGTTCAAACATATTTACTGGGGTTATATTTATGTAATTTTCATTTTCTATGGGTGGTGTTTTAACAAAACTCATATTACCCGGATAAACAAGTAATCCCTCCACATCATACCCCTTAAAAAGAGGAGACCCTTTCAAATCTTCTAAATAACTTAGTACCTTGTACAAAGATTCTAATTTTGGAATATAGCTTTCTTTTAGTGTAAATTTAACATCTCCAATAAAAGCTTTTTTTACATTATCAGATTCTATCATTATGGTTATATCAGGTTTTATCATAGTGTTTAAGCCTGAATCACTTATTTCACTTATCAATCCGCCATAATATGTGGAGTGTGTTCTGGCATCTAATTTTATTTCCCATATCACATTCGCAACCACGTCATTTTTTCTAAGTTTTAAACACATTTTTGCAGATATTAAATTAAATGAACCTGTCTCCACTTCCTCAAGTACGAAACCATTTTTTTCAAAGTTTTCACAGATCTTAGCAATTGACCATATTTCATAGATGGTGTAAAATTCATTCAAAGCCATTTCAACGCCTTTATCTAAACTTAAGGCTGCAATAAAGTTTATATAAATAATTATGTCCTTAACTACTCTGAAAACATTGTAAATATCCACATAAAACTTGTTGTTTTGTGAAAGTAATTTTTGTTTTATCTGTGAATCATCCAGAACTTCTAAAGTAAAAAAAGACCAGAGATCATATTTATTCATCAAAGAATCGCTGCTACGAAAAATATGATTGACCCTTTCTTTAAGTTGCTTATCTGTACCTAATTTTTCTTCAATGAGCTTAGATGCATATTTCATGTAGTATGCAGATTGAAACATCATCTGATTCAGTAATGTTTCATGTGTGTGATACTTTTTAGTGTACAGGTTGTAGGGTGATGTGTTGATTAAGGAGGATAAAACTAAATTTGAACCATTGTAATCCTGCTTAATGTTGATTTCTTTGTGTATTGGGCCGTTGTGATACAATTGGAGTAGTGAATTTTCCAGTAGTTTGACGTTGTGATTCAGGAGATTGACTAAAAATTCATAGGATATGGGAAAGTTATCCAAAAATTG
This region includes:
- a CDS encoding restriction endonuclease, which codes for MGEISSDYIYEPNFCEEKPGEYGDVRKVEWKGEVNRDDLSTSTKNTLGAISTLFEINNEASKEILNLLKGKKVSEAVEEDSEESDLLKDDVISRSQEFIQDKVVKLDWDEMQELVAGLLRGMGYKTIVSAKGPDRGRDIIASPDGLGLEEPRIVVEVKHRNGSMGSREIRSFSGGLREGDKGLYVSTGGFSKDARYEADRSNIPLTLVDLDLLVKLILQYYDNFDSEARTLIPLTKIYWPV
- a CDS encoding MrcB family domain-containing protein, whose product is MLKEDIEQVLNNYKRAMNENFTGNPIATALRTNFPKDLKKIIDEPNKYKITGSAGQGNWTYSPWVAIFDKRITTSAQSGFYPVYLFKEDMSGVYLSLNQGATDLKNKYGNRRANEILNTKSKNFRDKLNGLIQVSDNFLESIDLEVENSPNAPFYEAGNIYAKYYSLNNLPSEEKLESDLKEVLNMYDLLVSEDEPLKIIENESEIAESQKKFVEIFKNAADKIVSGKAGFQGGQEEGNFYWSNKLGIWLCSRKIETSRYWNGFGVEEPEEDSGHTIICEINFPLTGIRRSVAGAFANDESGNIYVIHRGKLGGNFSKAFFEKNYEGEWTSVQDGDKKSDVVVIGRLDDPMLPEKVRDFILMIDRMKNGSKIGENISNEDNGSEKLPSASFYEFLVESGYFFDPKIVENFLLSLKVKPFVILTGNSGTGKTKLAQLFARYQLSNYNIVPVGANWTENRHLLGFYNIITKNYQETTALTLITEASKNSQIPHFLILDEMNLSHVERYFADFLSSMESQEAIPLHSNEDNNVPNELKIPGNLLVVGTVNVDETTYMFSPKVLDRANTIEFSTSPAKSYMLNDYGKYQLTGNTEYLEDPLSNLEIRDCKLSQLKEELEDVKIEGGDYLWDVLADEVNNFQEVLGKAGFDFGFRVIDEILRFMYVAWIYEGGPEIWDNWMRYFDAQIKQKMLPKLHGSQRVLENVLMELFELCYTEAVEPSPRYFGDLKSDKNVKYLSSALKIQEMDKVLYEQRYVSFIN